A window from Triticum aestivum cultivar Chinese Spring chromosome 6D, IWGSC CS RefSeq v2.1, whole genome shotgun sequence encodes these proteins:
- the LOC123145733 gene encoding uncharacterized protein isoform X1 has product MCSSRSSSTTAPHPAATGSGRAQRWFGCPAPTRARPRCSTERPLHRLVSTFFPFAKLRERARGSGGGVAVRICSLPPPLRSTSVLVGISGYSHDVYTELQLHIFVLNHNDMHTQVKLAVMMKMMYFIRVPSWDPGQRSRENHRLLAHWS; this is encoded by the exons atgtgcagtagcag ATCTTCGAGTACAACGGCTCCGCACCCTGCAGCCACCGGTTCGGGACGAGCGCAGCGCTGGTTCGGGTGTCCTGCGCCAACCAGAGCGCGCCCCAGGTGCTCGACAGAACGCCCACTGCACCGCCTGGTCTCAACTTTCTTTCCATTTGCCAAGctgagggagagggctagg GGCTCGGGTGGTGGAGTGGCTGTAAGAATATGCTCGCTCCCTCCTCCCCTCAGATCCACTAGCGTGTTGGTTGGAATCAGTGGATATTCACATGATGTATACACGGAACTGCAGCTTCACATCTTTGTCCTGAATCATAATGA TATGCATACCCAAGTCAAGCTTGCGGTCATGATGAAG ATGATGTACTTCATTCGTGTTCCATCGTGGGATCCAGGACAAAGAAGTCGGGAGAATCATAGACTTCTAGCTCATTGGAGCTAG
- the LOC123145733 gene encoding uncharacterized protein isoform X2, with product MCSSRSSSTTAPHPAATGSGRAQRWFGCPAPTRARPRCSTERPLHRLVSTFFPFAKLRERARGSGGGVAVRICSLPPPLRSTSVLVGISGYSHDVYTELQLHIFVLNHNDMHTQVKLAVMMKVLIWVSYLQK from the exons atgtgcagtagcag ATCTTCGAGTACAACGGCTCCGCACCCTGCAGCCACCGGTTCGGGACGAGCGCAGCGCTGGTTCGGGTGTCCTGCGCCAACCAGAGCGCGCCCCAGGTGCTCGACAGAACGCCCACTGCACCGCCTGGTCTCAACTTTCTTTCCATTTGCCAAGctgagggagagggctagg GGCTCGGGTGGTGGAGTGGCTGTAAGAATATGCTCGCTCCCTCCTCCCCTCAGATCCACTAGCGTGTTGGTTGGAATCAGTGGATATTCACATGATGTATACACGGAACTGCAGCTTCACATCTTTGTCCTGAATCATAATGA TATGCATACCCAAGTCAAGCTTGCGGTCATGATGAAGGTGCTGATCTGGGTTTCCTATCTTCAGAA ATGA